A window from Corynebacterium urogenitale encodes these proteins:
- a CDS encoding GntR family transcriptional regulator, translated as MYAHSASQSLKAVQTITKGISSGRFAPGEKLNEVALAEKLGISRNTLREGFAQLAGQGLVTRIPHRGVFIAEPTLDELKDLYRARAVLEPGALMWGAREGLEQLESIVATAEAERDAHDDVAQTNIALISDANQSFHRAIVASAGSAHLNDEMDRILAQMRLVFAHATDKNRTFHLEFVQQNRTVVNLIGQEKFADAAEYLTRSLRATAENLQPYFG; from the coding sequence ATGTACGCACACTCCGCCTCGCAGTCGTTGAAGGCCGTCCAGACGATCACCAAGGGTATCTCCTCTGGACGATTCGCCCCCGGCGAAAAGCTCAATGAGGTCGCACTGGCGGAGAAGCTGGGTATTTCCCGCAATACCCTGCGCGAGGGCTTCGCACAGCTCGCCGGCCAAGGCCTCGTGACACGCATCCCTCACCGGGGTGTCTTCATCGCGGAGCCCACCCTTGACGAACTCAAGGATCTTTACCGTGCACGCGCTGTGCTGGAACCCGGCGCGTTGATGTGGGGAGCACGGGAGGGCCTCGAGCAGCTGGAGAGTATCGTCGCAACCGCAGAGGCGGAAAGGGATGCTCACGACGATGTTGCGCAAACAAACATCGCACTCATTTCCGACGCCAACCAATCCTTCCACCGCGCCATCGTCGCCAGTGCAGGGTCCGCGCACCTCAACGACGAGATGGACCGAATTCTCGCACAAATGCGGCTGGTGTTTGCCCATGCAACGGACAAAAACCGCACGTTCCATCTGGAGTTTGTCCAGCAGAATCGCACGGTTGTTAATCTCATCGGCCAGGAAAAATTTGCCGATGCGGCGGAGTATCTGACCCGTTCCTTGCGGGCGACGGCAGAGAACCTACAGCCCTACTTCGGATAG
- a CDS encoding acetyl/propionyl/methylcrotonyl-CoA carboxylase subunit alpha produces the protein MTAETFPLTSVLIANRGEIAVRIARTARDLGIHSIAVYSEADADNLHAHVADEAYALPGNTSSETYMNVPALLDIARRAGADCVHPGYGFLSENADFARAVIDAGLTWIGPTPEAIDTLGNKVAARALATRAGTPLAPGTPDPIAEWEQARAFADEHGMPIAIKAAFGGGGRGLKVVHNYDDIEAAFDSAGREAQAAFGNGECYVEKFLTKPRHVEAQVLADTHGNVRVVGTRDCSVQRRFQKLVEEAPAPFLTEEQRSSIIEGSRRLISAANYTGAGTVEFIVAEDGTVSFLEVNTRVQVEHPVTEAVTGVDIIAEQFRIAAGLPVSFDEDPQAAGHALEFRINAEDVANGFVPSPGTVTHFEAPTGPGIRVDSGVRSGSTIPGFYDSLMAKLIVTGPTREVALRRAEAALREFRIDGVRTVLPFHRDIVTHPAFTGTSLDVYTDWVDKEYQPGEGVGYAGSTAEDVEQAYTERTQMTVEIDGRLHRIALPSSLLTAASSAASSNPDATSSPAEDDTSGTPVACPYAGVLVDWRVEDGARVEQGQPIATIEAMKMESVVEAPIAGTITLASWEIGANIAKGAALGHIVAED, from the coding sequence ATGACTGCAGAGACTTTTCCCCTGACTTCCGTCCTCATTGCCAACCGCGGTGAAATCGCCGTTCGCATTGCCCGCACTGCCCGCGACTTGGGCATTCACTCCATCGCCGTCTACTCCGAAGCAGATGCGGATAATCTTCACGCACACGTCGCGGATGAGGCCTACGCGCTGCCGGGCAACACCTCCTCGGAGACGTACATGAACGTGCCCGCACTTCTGGACATCGCTCGCCGTGCCGGAGCAGATTGCGTGCACCCTGGCTACGGCTTCCTCTCCGAGAATGCGGACTTCGCCCGAGCCGTCATTGATGCGGGTCTCACGTGGATCGGCCCTACGCCAGAAGCCATCGACACTCTGGGCAACAAGGTTGCAGCCCGCGCTCTGGCCACCCGTGCTGGAACTCCCCTGGCCCCCGGCACCCCAGATCCCATCGCGGAGTGGGAGCAGGCCCGCGCCTTCGCGGATGAGCACGGCATGCCGATCGCCATCAAGGCCGCCTTCGGCGGAGGCGGTCGCGGCCTGAAAGTTGTGCACAACTACGACGACATTGAAGCCGCCTTCGATTCCGCCGGACGCGAAGCTCAAGCCGCCTTCGGCAATGGCGAATGCTATGTGGAGAAATTCCTCACGAAGCCACGCCACGTCGAGGCACAGGTGCTCGCCGATACCCACGGCAATGTGCGTGTGGTCGGCACTCGCGATTGCTCTGTGCAACGTCGCTTTCAAAAACTCGTTGAGGAGGCACCTGCTCCCTTCCTCACCGAGGAGCAGCGGTCGAGCATCATCGAAGGCTCGCGCCGCCTGATCTCCGCCGCCAACTACACCGGGGCTGGAACGGTGGAATTCATCGTGGCCGAGGACGGCACGGTAAGTTTCCTGGAGGTCAACACGCGCGTGCAGGTTGAGCACCCTGTCACGGAGGCAGTGACCGGTGTGGACATCATCGCCGAACAGTTCCGCATCGCCGCGGGTCTACCGGTGAGCTTCGATGAGGATCCCCAGGCTGCAGGCCATGCGCTGGAATTCCGCATCAATGCCGAGGATGTGGCCAATGGCTTCGTGCCTTCCCCCGGCACCGTCACACACTTCGAGGCTCCGACGGGCCCAGGTATCCGCGTGGATTCGGGTGTGCGTTCCGGTTCAACCATCCCCGGTTTTTATGATTCGCTCATGGCGAAGCTCATCGTCACTGGCCCTACAAGGGAGGTTGCCCTCCGCCGTGCCGAGGCTGCGCTACGCGAGTTCCGCATCGACGGTGTCCGCACGGTGTTGCCGTTCCACCGCGACATCGTCACCCACCCAGCCTTCACTGGCACATCGCTGGACGTCTACACCGACTGGGTGGATAAGGAATACCAGCCCGGAGAGGGCGTGGGCTACGCCGGTTCCACTGCGGAGGATGTCGAGCAAGCGTACACGGAGCGGACGCAGATGACGGTGGAGATCGACGGTCGCCTGCACCGCATCGCCCTGCCTTCCTCGCTCCTCACTGCCGCTTCTTCGGCCGCGTCTTCGAACCCCGACGCCACAAGCTCCCCTGCCGAAGATGATACCTCCGGAACCCCAGTGGCCTGTCCCTACGCGGGAGTCTTGGTGGACTGGCGAGTCGAGGATGGAGCCCGAGTAGAGCAGGGCCAACCCATTGCCACGATTGAGGCGATGAAAATGGAGTCCGTCGTTGAGGCACCCATTGCCGGCACGATCACACTGGCGTCGTGGGAGATCGGGGCGAACATCGCCAAGGGCGCGGCACTGGGACACATCGTTGCCGAGGATTAA
- a CDS encoding 5-oxoprolinase subunit B/C family protein: MSRNILRAGTRSLLIDLASLDEVMAWHVSLSAHPLQGQVEVIAAAKTILINLASRRDAQQAFEALSSFKPELQAASQNRQHVIDVIYDGEDLHSTAEILGISAEELITRHSEQKWLAAFGGFAPGFTYCVPSSSSGQDYTWDVPRRSTPRTAVPAGAVGLAGQFSAVYPRTSPGGWQLLGHTDTPMWDAQAEPPALLQPGDTLRYRAIRGSVDVCGSAASTPSNERCPDTSTDKSAHDATQTDNGAPQSHSCATGTKVFEVDNAGLQTLFQDSGRRGLGDMGVNHSGALDRASAWTANNILGNVSTAVVVENIGGIALTASRDIAICVTGARATLSVDAQRHSLATPVLVRAGQQVTIDPESTPGSGLRSYLAVRGGFAVDKTLNSASTDILSGLGPRPVEAGDVLHASDTHGQAAVAQSSTNPLVTGQSLRVIAGPRDDWFAPGELERFCSTDWLVTGQSNRVGLRLSLPDSPPADVDDTSTSGPLQRANDKELESEGMVGGSIQVPPNGLPVVFLADHPVTGGYPVIATVIDADLDAAGQLAPGDTVRFTLVDPESLSPVSTAQHTAQKD; the protein is encoded by the coding sequence GTGAGTAGAAATATTCTCCGCGCTGGCACCCGAAGTCTGCTCATCGACCTCGCCTCTCTCGACGAGGTCATGGCCTGGCATGTCTCGCTGAGCGCCCACCCCTTACAAGGACAGGTGGAGGTCATCGCTGCGGCGAAGACAATCCTCATCAATCTCGCCTCCCGGCGCGATGCACAGCAGGCGTTCGAAGCTCTCTCCTCCTTCAAGCCTGAGCTCCAGGCTGCCTCCCAGAACCGCCAGCACGTCATCGACGTGATCTATGACGGCGAGGATCTGCACAGCACCGCCGAAATACTAGGCATCTCCGCCGAGGAGCTCATCACCCGCCACAGCGAACAGAAGTGGTTGGCCGCTTTCGGTGGCTTCGCCCCAGGGTTCACCTACTGCGTACCGAGCAGTAGTTCCGGCCAGGACTACACCTGGGACGTCCCTCGTCGTAGTACTCCGCGAACCGCAGTTCCCGCAGGTGCCGTAGGGCTGGCCGGGCAATTCTCCGCAGTCTACCCACGCACCTCCCCCGGTGGCTGGCAGTTACTGGGCCACACTGACACACCCATGTGGGATGCCCAGGCCGAACCTCCAGCCCTGCTACAACCGGGTGACACGCTGCGATACCGCGCCATTCGCGGCTCAGTGGATGTCTGCGGTTCCGCCGCATCCACACCCTCCAACGAGCGTTGCCCCGATACTTCCACCGACAAATCGGCACACGATGCGACTCAGACGGACAACGGCGCACCGCAATCCCACTCGTGTGCGACTGGCACCAAAGTCTTTGAAGTAGACAACGCCGGACTGCAAACCCTCTTCCAGGACTCTGGCCGCCGTGGGCTTGGCGATATGGGTGTCAACCACTCTGGAGCACTCGACCGCGCAAGTGCCTGGACCGCCAACAACATCCTCGGCAATGTTTCGACCGCCGTCGTAGTGGAGAACATCGGTGGCATTGCTCTCACAGCATCCCGCGATATCGCGATCTGCGTGACGGGTGCTCGTGCAACCCTTTCCGTCGACGCCCAACGCCACAGCCTGGCCACCCCGGTGCTCGTGCGCGCTGGCCAACAGGTCACCATCGATCCAGAGTCCACACCGGGCTCCGGCCTACGCTCCTACCTCGCTGTTCGCGGTGGTTTCGCAGTGGACAAGACTCTGAATTCTGCCTCCACCGATATCCTCTCCGGGCTGGGTCCACGCCCCGTCGAGGCCGGAGACGTTCTTCATGCCAGCGATACACACGGACAGGCCGCAGTCGCACAATCTTCTACGAACCCGCTCGTCACCGGCCAATCACTCCGTGTCATCGCTGGCCCTCGCGATGACTGGTTCGCCCCCGGCGAGCTGGAGCGTTTCTGCTCTACTGACTGGCTCGTCACTGGCCAATCTAACCGGGTGGGCTTGCGCCTATCCCTGCCAGATAGCCCACCAGCTGACGTCGATGACACCAGCACGAGCGGCCCCTTGCAGCGCGCAAACGATAAAGAACTGGAATCCGAGGGCATGGTCGGCGGCAGCATCCAGGTGCCACCGAACGGGCTGCCGGTGGTATTCCTCGCCGATCACCCCGTTACCGGCGGCTATCCCGTCATCGCGACGGTGATCGACGCCGACTTGGATGCCGCAGGCCAGCTCGCCCCGGGCGATACCGTGCGCTTCACCCTCGTCGACCCCGAATCCCTCTCCCCCGTGTCCACCGCTCAGCACACAGCCCAGAAGGACTAG
- a CDS encoding LamB/YcsF family protein, which yields MANTDTALSIDLNADLGETTGGNPVSDDSAMLNLVSSANVACGFHAGDPLAISRTVADAQANNVAVGAHVGYHDSQGFGRRFIDYTPAELAAETLYQIGALDALAQAHGTRVAYVKPHGALYNAIVYHESQAKAVIEGIKAFGRDLPVMLLPGAVAASHAEKAGLRVIHEVFADRAYNPDGTLVSRRERGAVLHDPQVVANRVVRMATEGVIEAIDGSTFQTQADSVCVHGDSPGAVAMAQAIADELRTHGVHIGSFL from the coding sequence ATGGCTAATACTGACACCGCACTGAGCATCGACCTCAATGCCGACTTAGGCGAAACGACGGGCGGCAACCCAGTCAGCGATGACAGCGCCATGCTGAACCTCGTCTCTAGCGCGAACGTCGCCTGCGGCTTCCACGCTGGCGACCCCCTAGCGATCTCCCGGACTGTCGCAGATGCGCAGGCCAACAATGTCGCCGTGGGTGCGCACGTCGGCTACCACGATAGTCAAGGTTTCGGCCGCCGTTTCATCGACTACACTCCCGCCGAACTCGCCGCCGAAACGCTCTATCAAATCGGCGCGCTCGATGCCCTCGCCCAAGCGCACGGCACGCGGGTCGCTTACGTCAAACCGCACGGAGCGCTCTACAACGCGATCGTCTACCACGAATCTCAAGCCAAGGCAGTCATCGAGGGGATCAAGGCCTTCGGGCGCGATCTCCCAGTGATGCTGCTCCCCGGTGCTGTAGCCGCCTCGCATGCGGAAAAAGCCGGCTTGCGCGTCATCCACGAGGTGTTCGCTGACCGCGCCTACAACCCGGACGGGACACTCGTATCCCGCCGCGAGCGTGGCGCAGTCCTCCACGATCCCCAAGTGGTCGCAAACCGGGTCGTGCGCATGGCCACCGAAGGTGTCATCGAAGCAATTGATGGATCGACCTTCCAAACCCAGGCGGACTCCGTCTGCGTCCACGGCGATTCCCCTGGTGCTGTCGCCATGGCGCAGGCAATCGCCGATGAGCTACGCACCCACGGTGTGCACATCGGGAGCTTTCTGTGA
- a CDS encoding DUF3239 domain-containing protein — MSHITTPFDFSVDEDYSRKHNEFFRDAKRLQVAAGVLAALLIVAVVLLFVILGSTVTSFALGIPFGFFAFLCLIIIPVLPRKMGSPQHYYDMYELAPAVVAKVNPRDLVLLSLVDATADPSRPSRPALAARTVTSIPGVAREVGVRVPSMAVTGVQTMRSKGLFEEISPMPVAWGTKDERVWKDAERAIPRNMWSMLEGLVDRVDEVTASKRNLLLLDPEKHGKPSAE; from the coding sequence TTGTCCCACATCACGACACCTTTCGACTTTTCCGTTGATGAGGACTATTCACGCAAGCACAACGAGTTCTTTCGCGATGCCAAGCGTCTGCAGGTCGCGGCCGGTGTGTTAGCAGCCCTGTTGATCGTCGCCGTGGTGTTGTTGTTCGTCATCTTGGGCTCCACCGTGACGAGCTTCGCTCTAGGCATCCCGTTTGGTTTCTTTGCCTTCCTGTGTTTGATCATCATCCCCGTCCTCCCGCGCAAGATGGGGAGCCCGCAGCATTATTACGACATGTATGAACTCGCCCCTGCTGTCGTCGCGAAAGTCAATCCGCGCGATTTGGTGCTGTTGTCTTTGGTCGACGCCACCGCTGACCCATCCCGGCCGTCTCGCCCCGCTCTCGCGGCGCGGACGGTGACCTCCATTCCTGGAGTGGCACGCGAGGTAGGCGTGCGGGTGCCGTCCATGGCGGTTACTGGTGTGCAAACGATGCGCTCTAAGGGCCTTTTCGAGGAGATTTCCCCGATGCCGGTGGCGTGGGGCACGAAGGATGAGCGTGTGTGGAAGGACGCTGAGCGGGCGATCCCTCGCAATATGTGGTCCATGCTTGAGGGGTTGGTCGATCGTGTGGACGAGGTCACGGCCTCCAAGCGTAATTTACTGCTCCTCGATCCTGAGAAGCACGGCAAGCCCTCCGCAGAATAG
- a CDS encoding DNA repair helicase XPB: protein MSIGTGPLIVQSDKTVLLEIDHEQAAEARNALAPFAELERAPEHIHTYRITPLALWNARAAGHDAEQVMHVLETYSRFPVPQPLLIDIADTMDRYGRLRLVKNPAHGLVLEATDRAVLAEIQRHKKIKPMLGAVLDEDSVVVHPSERGRLKQELLKVGWPAEDLAGYVDGEKHPISLSQEIEQWQLRDYQEMAADSFWEGGSGVVVLPCGAGKTMVGAASMAKAQATTLILVTNTVAGRQWRDELIRRTTLTEEEIGEYSGEKKEIRPVTIATYQVVTRKTKGEYRALELFDSRDWGLIIYDEVHLLPAPVFRMTSDLQSRRRLGLTATLVREDGREGDVFSLIGPKRFDAPWKDIEAQGWIAPADCTEVRVQLTDAERMVYATAEQSDKYRLAATTSTKNKVVKRIMGMHPDEPTLIIGAYIDQLQEIAEELDIPVIDGKTGNAKREKLYQQFRDGDIRVLAVSKVANFSVDLPGASVAIQISGTFGSRQEEAQRLGRILRPKPNGGGAFFYSIVARDTLDADYAAHRQRFLAEQGYGYRIIDSFDLPDAPTASTD, encoded by the coding sequence GTGAGCATCGGAACTGGACCTCTCATCGTGCAGTCGGACAAGACTGTCCTGCTGGAAATCGACCACGAACAAGCCGCTGAGGCACGCAACGCCCTCGCCCCCTTCGCCGAGCTCGAACGCGCACCCGAACACATTCACACCTACCGCATCACCCCACTCGCACTGTGGAATGCGCGCGCCGCTGGCCACGACGCGGAGCAGGTCATGCACGTGCTGGAGACCTACAGTCGCTTTCCGGTGCCACAACCTCTGCTGATTGATATCGCGGACACGATGGACCGCTACGGCCGGCTGCGTTTAGTGAAGAATCCCGCACACGGCCTCGTGCTGGAAGCCACCGACCGCGCGGTGCTCGCCGAGATCCAGCGCCACAAGAAGATTAAGCCCATGCTCGGCGCCGTACTTGATGAGGACTCCGTGGTCGTCCACCCCTCCGAGCGTGGACGGCTCAAGCAGGAGCTGCTGAAGGTGGGCTGGCCAGCAGAGGACCTGGCCGGTTATGTGGACGGTGAGAAGCACCCCATCAGCCTCAGCCAGGAGATCGAGCAGTGGCAGCTGCGCGACTATCAAGAAATGGCCGCCGACAGCTTTTGGGAGGGCGGTTCCGGTGTGGTTGTGCTTCCCTGTGGTGCTGGCAAGACGATGGTGGGCGCGGCCTCGATGGCTAAGGCCCAGGCGACCACCCTCATCCTCGTAACTAATACGGTTGCGGGCCGTCAGTGGCGCGATGAGCTCATCCGCCGTACGACCCTGACCGAGGAGGAAATCGGCGAGTACTCCGGGGAGAAGAAGGAGATTCGTCCCGTCACCATTGCCACCTACCAAGTGGTGACACGCAAAACGAAGGGCGAATACCGCGCCTTGGAGCTCTTCGATTCCCGCGACTGGGGCCTCATTATTTACGACGAGGTGCACCTGCTGCCCGCGCCGGTGTTCCGCATGACCTCCGATCTGCAATCGCGTCGCCGCTTGGGTCTCACGGCCACACTGGTGCGTGAGGATGGCCGTGAGGGCGACGTGTTCAGCCTCATCGGCCCGAAGCGCTTCGATGCGCCGTGGAAGGATATCGAAGCTCAGGGATGGATCGCCCCAGCCGACTGCACTGAAGTGCGTGTGCAACTCACGGACGCCGAGCGCATGGTGTACGCCACCGCCGAGCAGTCTGATAAGTATCGTCTGGCTGCCACCACGTCAACGAAGAATAAAGTGGTCAAGCGCATCATGGGGATGCACCCGGACGAACCGACCTTGATTATCGGCGCGTACATCGACCAGCTGCAGGAAATCGCGGAAGAGCTGGACATTCCTGTCATCGATGGGAAGACGGGTAACGCGAAGCGCGAGAAGCTCTACCAACAGTTCCGCGACGGCGACATCCGCGTACTCGCGGTCTCCAAGGTGGCGAACTTTTCCGTCGATCTCCCCGGCGCGTCCGTGGCGATCCAAATCTCCGGCACATTCGGTTCCCGCCAGGAGGAGGCTCAGCGCCTTGGCCGTATTCTGCGTCCGAAGCCGAACGGAGGTGGAGCGTTTTTCTACTCCATCGTCGCCCGTGACACACTGGATGCTGACTATGCGGCGCACCGCCAGCGTTTCCTGGCCGAGCAGGGCTACGGCTACCGAATCATCGATTCTTTCGACCTGCCGGACGCGCCAACCGCTTCTACTGATTAA